CCACCTTCCACACCACCGCGCCAGACAGCTTGAGGTTCACCCGGCCACCGGTGTCGTTCTCGTCGAAGGTCAGGTCCTTGACCTCCACGGCGGCCGGCTGCGCGCTCACGGGCGTGGGGCGCAGGGGCTCGTTCTCCGCCACCACCTTCTCCGGCGTGTCGGACGGCGCGGCCGGCTTGCGAGCCACCTTGCCACCGAGCACCACCTCGAGGCCCCGGGTGCCGCGCTCCACCCGGTAACCGGGCATCTCTCCGCGCACGTCCAGCACCAGCCGCACCTTGTCCGAGTGCGCACCCACGCGCACGTCCTTCAGCAGGCCCGAGCGCACGCGAGGAGCCCGCGCGGACAGACCCACGCCGTACACGTCCACCGCGAGCCGCGGCGGATCCGCCAGCTCCAGCACCTCGTAGCGGGCGACCTCGCCGTCCGTGCGGATGTTCAGCGTGTCACGGTTGAAGGAGACGGCGGTGATGCGGCGGGCCGGATGCGCCACCTCGCGCTCGTCCGCCTCGGCCGCCACCACGTTCTCCGGCAGCGGCTGCGCGGGGGCCGAAGCCACGGCCGGCGCGGGCTGCTCGACGGGCTTCTTCTCCCGAGGCTCGGCCGCGGCAGGCGGCGCGGCCACCACCGGGGTGGGCTCGGCCTTCGGCGCGGGCTCGGCCTTGGCCACGGCCGGCGCGGCGGGCTTCACCTCGGGCGCGGGCGCGGCCTTCGCCTCGGCCGCCGCTCCCTCCACCGAGATGACGACCTTGTTGCCCTCGGCGCGCACGTCGTACTGCGCGGCCTGGTGCAACGCCACCAGCACCCGGCCCACGCTCGCGCGCTCGTCCGAGAACTGGGAGGCCACCACTCCGGACACCGGTCCCGAGCCGTTGTGGAGCCCCTTGATGCCCGTGGCATCCGCCGACGAGAGATCCACCACCAGCCGCTCCGGACCACTCAGCCGGAAGACGGTGAATGTGGGTGCCCGCGTGCCGGTCACCACCACCTGGGTGCCCGAACCCGTCTGCACGACCTTCAGGTCGCGCAGGGTATTGAGCTCGGCGGCCTCGGCCCCGACACCCAGGATGGCGACCACCAGGGCGGCCACCACGCTCATCAACTTGCCCCTCGTCACAGCGCTCTCCTCGAGCATGCGTCCCCTCAACAAGTCGCAGTGGGCCGAAGGAGCCGGACCCCGCCGGCTCCCCACCACCAGGAGCCCTACGGCTCCCAGTTCTTGCCCGTCATCAGGTCGTAGGCGGGGTCCCGCTGGGATTCCTGCCGCAGTTCCAGCTTCACCGGATTGGAGATCACCCGCTCCGGCGTGGTGATGACCTCGGTGACGATGACTTCGTCACGGAGGATCTGCGTCACCTTGCCACCCTGGCGGCCCATGCGCGTGTTGCGGCGCACGATGTGGCCACGGCCCAGCGGATCCTCCACCATGGCCAGCGGATTGGCATCCCCGCTGACCACCGCCACCAGCTTGAGCTGGTCGATGTCCCACTGGCACAACGGCTCGTTGCAAGCCACCTGGGGCCCGAGCTGTGGCACGTCGGGCTTCAGCTCATCGACGGGGCTGCGGAACGGATCACGCTTGCCCACCGGGTTGTAGTTGTAGACGTAGGTGGGCGGCGCCGCCACCGGAGTCTCCGCGGCCTTGTCCTTCTGGGACTCGGCGCTCGGCGGGCGCGGAGCGACGGGCGCTGGCGGAGGTGGTTCCTCGCCGCAACCCGTGAGCGCGAGGGCCAGTGCCCCCGAGATGAACATGGAGTGGAACGTCTTCATCCTCTGGTCCCCTTGTCGCCCCATTTGCAGGACCGATCAAGTTTCCGAATGGAGTTCATCTACTTCTTCTTGGAATCCTTCGACGGCGCCGCGGCCTTCGTGTTGACGAACCGGAAGGTGGTGGCCAGGAAGGAACTCTGGAGGACCACCTTCTCGTTCTTCAACTTGGCGCCGTCGAGCTTGATGTTGTTCACGTTCACGATGCGCCGCATGTTCGCCACTTCCTGCAGGAACATGGCGATCTCATGGTAGTTGCCGCTCACCTGCATCTTGATGGGGATGCGCGCGAAGAAGTCACCGCCGCCCACCGACTCGGGGCCCGGCTCCACGCGGGCGATGGCCAGCCCGGACTTCTTGCCGATGTCGTTGAGCTGCGAGAGCAGCTCCTCGACGTCCTTGTTCTCGGGCAGCTCGGTGAGGGCCTCGGCCAGCCGCTGCTCCAGCACGTCCATCTCGCGCCGGCGCTCGTTGAGGTTCTGGGCGATCTCGCTCTTCTCGGCGAGGTCCAGATCCAACCGGCGCTGCTCGGCGCGCAGCCGCTCCATGTTCTCCTCGAGCGGCTGGATGACGAAGAAGAAGTTGGCGGCGGTCATCAACACCACCGCGGCCGCCAGCCCGCCGAACTTCACCGCGGGAGGAGCCTTGACGATCCTATCCAGGTACTTGTCCATGGCCTGCCGGCTCCTTAGATGGCGTAGTTGGCGGTGAGGGTGATGTCGAAGTCCACCGTTGCCAGGTCACCCGGCTTGGCCGTGTTGCTCTGTTGCTGGGTGCTCTTCAGGTCGACGTTGTTGAAGAAGGGCTTGATGTCGTTGACGGGGAACTCCTCGATGGCGACATCCGCCGCCACCAGCTCCACGCGCGACGTCTTGGCCTCGCGGCGCTGCTCCACCAGACGGCCGATGCCCTTGGGCGTCCAGACCATGCTGTTGAGGTTGCGCATCAGCTCGGCCACGTCGTCGTGGCTGATGGCCGAGCCCTGCAGCTTCACGCTGCCGCGCTCCTCGTTGAAGCTCTTGATCCACGCCTTCTTCGGCAGGGAGGTGGCCAGGGCGTCGAGCAGACGCACCGGACCGGAGCGGCCCTTGCGCAGCTCGTCCAGCACCGCCAGCTTCTTCTCCACCTCGACCTTGCGGGCGTTGATGTTCTTCACCTCGCCAATGGTCTTGTCGAGCTCGGCGATGCGCCGGTTGGTGTCGGCGATGCCCTTGCGCTGGCGCTCGACCACACCGTCACGGTCCGAGTACCAGAAGTAGTTGCCTACGAGCGCGGCGACGAGCACGACCGCGAAGAGGACCAGGATCTGCCGGCCCATGCTCTGCGTGGCTTTGGCGCGGACGGGCAGAAGGTTGATGCGGATCATCATGTGCGTCAGTCCTTCGAAGCAGGGGGAAGATCAACCGAGCTTGTCGCCCGGGCGGCGAAGCGCCAGACCCACGGCCACCGCGGCCATCGGCGCCACCTCCATGATGAAGGCGGGGTCGAACTTGCGGTTGTCCACGTCGATCTTCCGGAAGGGGTTGAGGATCTCCACCGGCACGCCCACCCGCGTCTCGATGGTCTTGAACAGCGCCGGAATCTTGGCGGTTCCACCGGAGAGGTAGACCTTGGTGAAGTTGGCATCCACGGCGGTGCCCGCGTAGAAGTCCAGCGAGCGCTGGATTTCACCTGCCACCTGCTCGGCCACACTCATCAGCACCCGCTCCACTTCCTGCGGGACGACCGCGTCCGAGTCACCGCGGGTGCCGCCGATCTTCAGCGCCTCGGCCTCCTCGTAGGAGACGTTGAGCTGCTTCTGGATCTCCTCGGTGAACTGGTTGCCGCCGATGGTGACGTCACGGGTGAAGACGGTGATGCCGTTGGAGATGATGTTGATGTTCACCACCGAGGCGCCCGCGTTGATGAGCACCACCGTCTCCTTGTCGGGGACGTCGTAGTTGGAGGCGAACATGTTCTGGACGGCGAAGGCGTCCACGTCCACCACCACCGGCTGCAGCCCCGACTCGGAGACCACGGTGGTGTAGTCGTTGATCATGTCCTTCTTGGCCGCGACCAGCAGCACGTCCATCTGGCCGGTGGCGTCATTGCCGCCCGCGTCCAGGATCTGCGTGTCGATGTTCACGTCCTTCACGTCGAAGGGGATGTACTGCTCCGCCTCCCACTGGATGCTCTCCTCGAGCTCTTCCTGGCTCATGCGGGGCATCTGGATCTTCTTGATGATGACCGAGTGGCCGGAGACGCCGATGGCGACCTCCTTGTTCTTCACCTTCAGCTCGGACATCAGCTCCTGGAGCGCCTGGACGATGGCGGTGGAGTTCATCAACGCGCCGTCGACGATGGCCTCGGGGGGCAGCGGCTTCATGCCGAAGCTCTGCAGCGCGTAGCTCACCTGGCCACGCTTGCGCTGCTCCTTGAGCAGGATCATCTTCACCGAGGTCGATCCGATATCGAGACCGAGAGCCAGCTTTCCCTTCGCCATACAGTCGTTGCTCCGTGGAGGGGCCGCCAGCGTAGCACCGGCTCGCGAGCCCTCCTAAAAAGTGCTCCGCGCCAGCCCGCAGGGCAGCCGGCCAATCCCCCGAAATCCCACGGCGGTGGACCCACGCCGCATTCCAAGTGCCGATTTTCCGGCCTCGGACGCGTCTCGTCAAATCGGCCCTTTCGACGCTCCGTCCCCTATTGAGCGGCCAGTCAGCCTCGCTCACCCTCCGCGTCCGGGTCGATTCCGTACTCCTTGATTTTGTACAGCAGGGCCCGATGGCTGATCTCCAACACCTCGGCGGCGCGGGTGCGATTGCCGCGAGTCCGGCGCAGGGCGGCGCGGATGTAGGACTCCTCCAGCTCACGGATGGCCTGCTTGAGGGACAGGTTGGCGTCGGGAGGGGGGTGCGTGGGGGTGGGGGAAGGTTGCGTGGTGGCCGGCGCGGGCGCGGTCCAGAGCCGCTCCGGCAGGTTCTGCGGGAGGATCAGCGCGCCCTCGGCCAGCAGGACCGCGCGCTCCACGGCGTTCTCCAGCTCGCGCACGTTTCCCGGCCACGTGTAGGAGGCCATCAGCGCCTCGGCCTCGGGGCTGAAGCCCCGCACGGGCGGCTCGCGGTTGAGCTCGCGGTTGAAGCGCGCGAGGAAGGAGCGCGCCAGCAGGGGGATGTCGCTGGTGCGCTCGCGCAGGGGCGGCACCCGCACGTTCACCACGTTGAGCCGGTAGTAGAGGTCCTCGCGGAACTCGCCCCGCTCCACCAGCCGGCCCAGGTCGCGCAGCGTGGCGGCGATGACGCGCACATCCACCTTCTCCGCGCGGTTCTCTCCCACCGGGCGGATCTCCCCTTCCTGTAGCACGCGCAACAGCTTCACCTGGGCGGGAGGAGGCAGCTCTCCCACCTCGTCGAGGAAGAGCGTGCCGCCGTCGGCCTCGCTGAAGAGGCCCCGGCGGGCGGTGCGCGCGTCGGTGAAGGCGCCCCGGGCGTGGCCGAAGAGCTCGCTCTCGATGAGGCCCGCGGGGATGGCGCCACAGTTGACGGCGACGAAGGGCATGGCGGCCCGGGGCGAGCGCGCGTGCAGTGCCCGTGCGACGAGCTCCTTGCCCGTCCCGCTCTCTCCGGTGATGAGGACCGTGGTGCCCACCGGCGCCAGCCGCTCCACCTGCCGCAGCACCACGCGAAGGGGCTCGCTCTCGCCGAGGATGCGCTCCACGGGCACGTCCCCGCCCACTCCCCGCAGGCGCCGGTTCTCGCGCAGCAGCCGCTCTCGCTCCTCCGCCTTGCGCAGGACGAAGACGATCTCCTCGGGCTTGAAGGGCTTGCGCACGTAGTCGTACGCCCCGGCGCCCACCGCCTCGAGCGCCTGCTCCCGCGAGCCGTACGCGCTCATCACCACCACCGTCAGTCCCGGGTGCTCGGCGAGCGCCTGGCGCAGCACGGACAGGCCATCGCGCCGGGGCATGCGCACGTCACACAGCAGCACGTCGTAGCCACGCGCGGCCAGCTCCCGCAGCGCCTCCTCGCCGTCGGACACCGCACGCACCTCGTAGCCCAGCCCGGACAGCACCAGGGTGAGGACGTGGCGCACGGAGGGCTCGTCGTCGGCGACGAGGATGCTGCGGAAGAGGGCCATGGAGACACCCCAGAAGTAGCCCACTCCCGGGGACACGGCCAGATTCCGCCTCAGACGCCCGGCAGGCGGACGGAGAAGCGAGCACCGCCCTCCGGGACGTTCTCCACCGTCAGCCGTCCCCCCATCCCCTCGGCCAGGTGCCGCGACACGGCCAGCCCCAGCCCCGTGCCGTGGCCGGGCTCACGGGTGGTGAAGAAGGGCTCGAAGAGGCGCGGCATCACCTCCGGCGGGATCCCAGGGCCCGTGTCCTCCACCACCAGCAGCACGTCCCCTCCCCCACTCCGGGCGGAAAGCCGGACGACCCCCTCCCCCCCCATGGCCTGCACCGCGTTGAGC
This is a stretch of genomic DNA from Archangium lipolyticum. It encodes these proteins:
- a CDS encoding sigma-54-dependent transcriptional regulator translates to MALFRSILVADDEPSVRHVLTLVLSGLGYEVRAVSDGEEALRELAARGYDVLLCDVRMPRRDGLSVLRQALAEHPGLTVVVMSAYGSREQALEAVGAGAYDYVRKPFKPEEIVFVLRKAEERERLLRENRRLRGVGGDVPVERILGESEPLRVVLRQVERLAPVGTTVLITGESGTGKELVARALHARSPRAAMPFVAVNCGAIPAGLIESELFGHARGAFTDARTARRGLFSEADGGTLFLDEVGELPPPAQVKLLRVLQEGEIRPVGENRAEKVDVRVIAATLRDLGRLVERGEFREDLYYRLNVVNVRVPPLRERTSDIPLLARSFLARFNRELNREPPVRGFSPEAEALMASYTWPGNVRELENAVERAVLLAEGALILPQNLPERLWTAPAPATTQPSPTPTHPPPDANLSLKQAIRELEESYIRAALRRTRGNRTRAAEVLEISHRALLYKIKEYGIDPDAEGERG
- a CDS encoding PilN domain-containing protein; this translates as MMIRINLLPVRAKATQSMGRQILVLFAVVLVAALVGNYFWYSDRDGVVERQRKGIADTNRRIAELDKTIGEVKNINARKVEVEKKLAVLDELRKGRSGPVRLLDALATSLPKKAWIKSFNEERGSVKLQGSAISHDDVAELMRNLNSMVWTPKGIGRLVEQRREAKTSRVELVAADVAIEEFPVNDIKPFFNNVDLKSTQQQSNTAKPGDLATVDFDITLTANYAI
- the pilM gene encoding type IV pilus assembly protein PilM, encoding MAKGKLALGLDIGSTSVKMILLKEQRKRGQVSYALQSFGMKPLPPEAIVDGALMNSTAIVQALQELMSELKVKNKEVAIGVSGHSVIIKKIQMPRMSQEELEESIQWEAEQYIPFDVKDVNIDTQILDAGGNDATGQMDVLLVAAKKDMINDYTTVVSESGLQPVVVDVDAFAVQNMFASNYDVPDKETVVLINAGASVVNINIISNGITVFTRDVTIGGNQFTEEIQKQLNVSYEEAEALKIGGTRGDSDAVVPQEVERVLMSVAEQVAGEIQRSLDFYAGTAVDANFTKVYLSGGTAKIPALFKTIETRVGVPVEILNPFRKIDVDNRKFDPAFIMEVAPMAAVAVGLALRRPGDKLG
- a CDS encoding pilus assembly protein PilP, coding for MKTFHSMFISGALALALTGCGEEPPPPAPVAPRPPSAESQKDKAAETPVAAPPTYVYNYNPVGKRDPFRSPVDELKPDVPQLGPQVACNEPLCQWDIDQLKLVAVVSGDANPLAMVEDPLGRGHIVRRNTRMGRQGGKVTQILRDEVIVTEVITTPERVISNPVKLELRQESQRDPAYDLMTGKNWEP
- a CDS encoding type IV pilus inner membrane component PilO, with the protein product MDKYLDRIVKAPPAVKFGGLAAAVVLMTAANFFFVIQPLEENMERLRAEQRRLDLDLAEKSEIAQNLNERRREMDVLEQRLAEALTELPENKDVEELLSQLNDIGKKSGLAIARVEPGPESVGGGDFFARIPIKMQVSGNYHEIAMFLQEVANMRRIVNVNNIKLDGAKLKNEKVVLQSSFLATTFRFVNTKAAAPSKDSKKK